The Tubulanus polymorphus chromosome 1, tnTubPoly1.2, whole genome shotgun sequence genome contains a region encoding:
- the LOC141905983 gene encoding G protein-coupled receptor 137Ba-like produces the protein MDGVELSNINGEDNETRDATEMPVIFASPPATIGPPIPIPPSVHLGLTIAFTILYSFLFFMVYIQLWMILYYKHKRFSYQTIFLALCLVWAGLRTTLFSFYYKNCVLANNLAMFPNWWLYSLPVCLQFITLCLLVLYFSQVLHKARTAYREQQKSRFVPIITSIAIIIFIVTNIICAVLTYIRKHHINDNVRIIVQCRVIINDLLFVLFGIYLAICIVRVTRTQSANLVLQARGTTSCLSITVCVLIIVLYMTRAIYNIIAVTCPKIPGFGYSWINVSDQAELIDLDQGIAYVSFGAVLFIWEFLPTFLVVMYFRVQIPKNNVTVSDVSSHSHGSRAYFFDNPRRYDSDDDLSSRSHVSPPRGGLYDVSSSPHYLINAPNSYRPSWHASPQSAPNRQNTSASGLLSSNSFPSGQYGIQDSTPPILFTSAQNPRQVKQSFYDDT, from the exons ATGGACGGGGTCGAATTATCGAACATCAACGGAGAAGATAATGAAACAAGGGATGCGACTGAAATGCCTGTGATATTTGCGTCGCCCCCAGCCACGATAGGGCCCCCGATTCCCATTCCACCCAGTGTTCACTTGGGATTAACAATCGCGTTTACAATTTTGTACTCATTCCTGTTTTTCATGGTGTATATTCAATTATGGATGATTTTGTATTACAAACACAAACGTTTTAGCtatcaaacaatttttctgGCGCTGTGCTTAGTCTGGGCCGGATTGCGGACAACGTTATTTTCGTTTTACTACAAAAATTGTGTACTCGCAAACAACTTGGCCATGTTCCCAAATTGGTGGTTGTACAGTCTTCCTGTTTGTTTGCAGTTCATTACACTTTGTCTTCTTGTTCTTTACTTTTCTCAG GTTTTGCACAAGGCAAGAACAGCATATAGGGAACAACAGAAATCTAG GTTCGTGCCGATCATAACATCGATCGcgatcatcatcttcatcgtgACGAATATCATTTGTGCAGTACTGACGTATATACGGAAACACCACATAAACGACAATGTGAGAATTATTGTGCAATGTCGAGTGATCATTAATGATCTACTGTTCGTTCTGTTCGGTATTTACCTGGCAATTTGCATCGTTCGAGTGACCAGAACACAATCTGCTAACCTTGTACTACAAGCGAGA GGTACCACCAGTTGTCTTTCAATAACTGTATGCGTTCTGATAATAGTGTTATACATGACCCGAGCTATCTACAACATCATAGCAGTTACATGTCCCAAAATTCCCGGATTTGGGTACAGCTGGATCAATGTGTCGGATCAG GCAGAATTGATCGACTTAGACCAAGGTATCGCATATGTCTCATTTGGTGCTGTGTTGTTTATTTGGGAGTTCTTGCCTACGTTTCTAGTTGTCATGTATTTCAGAGTTCAAATTCCAAAAAACAATGTG acTGTCTCAGATGTATCATCCCATAGTCATGGATCTCGAGCATATTTCTTCGATAATCCGAGACGTTATGACAGCGACGATGACCTTTCATCGAGAAGTCATGTATCTCCACCCAGAGGAGG GTTGTATGACGTGAGTTCTAGTCCTCATTACCTAATCAATGCGCCTAATTCGTATAGACCATCATGGCATGCTTCTCCACAGAGTGCACCAAACAGACAGAATACATCAGCATCAGGATTGCTGAGTAGTAACAGTTTCCCGAGCGGTCAGTACGGCATACAGGACTCAACTCCTCCAATTCTATTCACATCTGCTCAAAATCCTCGACAAGTGAAACAATCATTCTATGATGATACTTGA